In Paenibacillus sonchi, a single genomic region encodes these proteins:
- a CDS encoding ABC transporter substrate-binding protein, whose amino-acid sequence MKKTKAVTSLAALTLMAGLFAGCSSNNNNAGNAAATNAGNTGTNTEATAAPEGGAAQDIKGEITVITQRTDIVDTVFKDFAAKFNEKYPDVKVNFEALSSYEDQIKIRMSTNDYGDVLLLPTSVAIKDLPDFFEPLGKMSDLEKQYTGLEERAVDGIAYGIPTTVNYSGVIYNKQVFKDAGITEIPRTFDEFNAALKSIKDKTDAIPLYTNYAAGWTLTQWEADLATVAGDRDYVNIGQVASDDNFVKGQPHYDLYKVMYDAAKNGLIEEDPTTTDWESSKSDLANGKIGMMMLGSWAIGQIKGVAANPDDVGFMPFPTNAKKILVPLSDDYTLGVSIHSKNKEAARAWVDWFINESGYPTNDGGGMSPVKGAELPEMLKQFEGTDVTFDTLAPAKAGEEGWVDAIDKQAEIGLWQPDFKKVIIEAAIGNRKDSFDDIMKDLNDKWKEARAKITSGK is encoded by the coding sequence ATGAAGAAAACCAAAGCAGTTACCAGCCTGGCGGCATTGACACTGATGGCTGGCTTGTTCGCAGGCTGTTCATCGAACAACAATAACGCCGGCAATGCAGCAGCAACCAATGCAGGCAATACCGGAACAAACACCGAGGCGACAGCAGCCCCTGAAGGCGGCGCAGCTCAAGATATCAAAGGTGAGATCACGGTTATCACCCAGAGAACGGATATTGTTGATACCGTATTCAAGGATTTCGCCGCAAAGTTCAATGAAAAATATCCGGATGTCAAAGTTAACTTCGAAGCGCTGTCCAGCTACGAGGATCAGATCAAAATCCGCATGAGCACCAATGACTATGGCGATGTGCTGCTGCTGCCTACAAGCGTAGCGATCAAAGATCTGCCAGACTTCTTTGAGCCGCTGGGTAAGATGTCCGATCTGGAGAAGCAATATACCGGTCTGGAAGAACGCGCAGTGGACGGAATCGCTTATGGAATTCCAACTACGGTTAACTACTCCGGGGTTATCTACAACAAACAAGTGTTCAAAGATGCCGGAATTACGGAGATCCCCAGAACCTTTGATGAGTTTAACGCAGCTCTGAAAAGCATTAAGGATAAGACCGACGCAATTCCGCTCTACACGAACTATGCGGCTGGCTGGACGCTGACCCAATGGGAAGCGGATCTGGCTACCGTAGCCGGTGACCGGGATTATGTCAACATCGGACAAGTAGCCTCTGATGATAACTTCGTTAAAGGCCAGCCTCACTATGACTTGTACAAAGTAATGTACGACGCAGCCAAAAATGGTCTGATCGAAGAAGATCCAACTACAACGGACTGGGAATCCTCCAAATCCGATTTGGCTAACGGCAAAATTGGTATGATGATGCTTGGTTCATGGGCTATCGGGCAGATCAAAGGGGTTGCCGCCAACCCGGATGATGTAGGCTTTATGCCTTTCCCGACCAACGCCAAAAAAATTCTTGTTCCATTGTCTGACGATTATACGCTCGGCGTAAGCATCCACAGCAAGAATAAGGAAGCCGCGAGAGCCTGGGTGGATTGGTTCATTAACGAATCAGGCTATCCTACAAATGACGGCGGCGGTATGAGCCCGGTTAAAGGCGCTGAGCTTCCGGAAATGCTGAAACAATTTGAAGGCACGGATGTTACGTTTGACACCCTTGCCCCTGCCAAAGCCGGTGAAGAAGGCTGGGTTGACGCTATTGATAAACAAGCTGAAATCGGCCTCTGGCAGCCTGACTTCAAGAAAGTCATTATCGAAGCCGCCATCGGTAACCGCAAAGATTCCTTTGATGACATTATGAAAGACCTGAATGACAAGTGGAAAGAGGCAAGAGCTAAAATTACCTCTGGCAAATAA